A single genomic interval of Procambarus clarkii isolate CNS0578487 chromosome 17, FALCON_Pclarkii_2.0, whole genome shotgun sequence harbors:
- the LOC138365610 gene encoding uncharacterized protein, producing the protein MLLFYFYLQDHNCYYSHDYDCYYSHDYDCYYSHDYDCYYSHDYDCYYSHDYDCYYSHDYDCYYSHDYDCYYSHDYDCYYSHDYDCYYSHDYDCYYSHDYDCYYSHDYDCYYSHDYDCYYSHDYDCYYSHDYDCYYSHDYDCYYSHDYDCYYSHDYDSYYSHDYDSYYV; encoded by the coding sequence ATGCTATTATTCTACTTCTACTTACAAGACCATAACTGCTACTATTCACACGACTATGACTGCTACTATTCACACGACTATGACTGCTACTATTCACACGACTATGACTGCTACTATTCACACGACTATGACTGCTACTATTCACACGACTATGACTGCTACTATTCACACGACTATGACTGCTACTATTCACACGACTATGACTGCTACTATTCACACGACTATGACTGCTACTATTCACACGACTATGACTGCTACTATTCACACGACTATGACTGCTACTATTCACACGACTATGACTGCTACTATTCACACGACTATGACTGCTACTATTCACACGACTATGACTGCTACTATTCACACGACTATGACTGCTACTATTCACACGACTATGACTGCTACTATTCACACGACTATGACTGCTACTATTCACACGACTATGACTGCTACTATTCACACGACTATGACAGCTACTATTCACACGACTATGACAGCTACTATGTCTAG